The genomic window aataaattaaaatcaAATTCAATCTCCATTCAATATTTGTAGGTTGAATCCGTTGATGAAAGCAGTACACAGATAAGGTCATGGCTGATCtgagatatatatattatatatatatatatatcttttaaaaatctgaaatatttgcaaaacatgattttttttgtttttttttaaacaccaacAAACGCGAGGGTGATCAGCGTCCTAGAAGGGGTGTTGTTTGACCTTCACACGAGTATTGTCTTCGTATTTGCGATGGCAGGATTCTGCAATCAATGCTAAATTATTGATTCATTGTTGTTTATCTACCAGAGTTGATTTCCTGTTCCCTAGCACTGTTATTAATCAGATAGCAAAGTGTTTTGGCGAAGACAAAGATAAATGGCTATAACTGTGGGTTTTACTCTCCACTTTGCTTCCCTACATTGGCCCATCTCTTCATCTCCCCTTTCACAACTACCACATCATTCCATGACCAGAATGCCAGCTGATGAAGACAGAAAGACCTAAGCCCAATACATTTATCATCCGCTGCCTGCAGTGGACCACTGTCATCGAGCGCACCTTTCACGTCGAGACCCCTGAGGAGAGGCAAGTGAGAAGCATGCCGTTCTCGGCTCACCGAGCAAACCAAAGACAAATTGTGTACATGAAAGGTCCATGGCCCTGTTGCTCAGAATACAACAAAGCTTCATTTCCCTTTCACTATTAAGCATTTAATCTTTTTTATCCACCCACACAAGGTCCACGTGGGAGGACTCACACTTGAAATTGCCCTTCAGTTGATAGAAAGAAAATAATGTGATTGACCTGCTGGCAATAGGTAAATTATTTGATGTATCTGCTGCTTTTAGGGAAGAATGGACTAAAGCGATCCAAGCTGTGGCAGAAGGGCTGCAGAAACAAGAGGAGGAGATGATGGATTCCTCTCCAGATCCCATGGATATGGAGGTCTACCTTACCAAACCCAGACAAAAAgtggtatgtcattgttttATGATGACAAATGCTTTAATTCCATTACAATAAGGCTTAAACCATTAAGGACCTGACTTTAAACAAGGGATTTCATATGCAAAAAATAGGTGGAAATTTCATTGTCCTCCCAGACATATGGAAAGCTGATCTTTTAACCAGGTGCATCCATGCAAAATTTCagtatgttattttttaatccAAGGGAAGTGGATACAAATAGATATATTTcataatgtgaatatactgtatgcTTTAGTGTCTATAAATACCCTCTTTGAAAAGCAGGTGCAAACTGTTGCACTGGCATAATGAGATATGTTGGGTGGAAAgtaggcctgaacaatattggaaaaaactattgttacgattttttggggggggttgcgatatattgcgcgatattatattgcgatatttaaaatatatatatatatatatatatatatatatatatatatatatatatatatatatatatatttgtgtggggggggtatgccgcgaccctcgtgaggaaaaagcggcatggaaaatgaatgaatgaataaataaatatatatctgtatgtatatatatatatatacgtgtgtatatgtatatgtgtgtatatatgtatatatatatttttaaatattttttattatttttttatatatattagggctgtcaaaattatcgcgttaatgcgcggtaattaattttttaaattaatcacgttaaaatattcgacgcaattaacgcacatgtcccgctcagacagtattctgccttttggtaagttttacagcaaggtttttttgtgctgtctaacagcgaactcttgtggtcgctttgcgacatggtttattgctttcttgccagttcaatatgggctgacgcctacgttgtaatgttgtgcttatatgatccttggacaagatttgtccgtaagtatggttgttgtaaagaatgtacatatcatgttagtaagcgaaatgttatattttttgtatgagacgctttttgtttatgtttagtgaacctgtatagcgtgctaagctaacgttgttgctaatgcaatgcttgtgtactttttttttgtagtttcactacgatctaaagaggacagtggtttgaggccatttaattaataaatcagatgaaaaaggaagaagtctgattattaaggcgtcgttcactagctgtctagctttggaaaaagtagacgcttcggagtgaggacagcatagacagatttaaatgacagtagagtgaaatgcccactacagtccttatgtaccgtatgttgaatgtatatatccatcttgtgtcttatctttccattccaacaaattattttacagaatatatatataatttacagaaaaatatggcatattttatagatggtttgaattgcgattaattgcgattaattacgattaattaatttttaagctgtaattaactcgattaaaatttttaatcgtttgacagccctaatgtatatatatttaagaaatgttcactagatgacttgaataagtgtttggaaagactttaaaTGATTCACAtcaaccacagtgtacagtgatcccttgttttttgcggttagtggggaccagaacctgccgtgataagtgaaaaaccgtccCCCccacccaatttttcttttcaatttttcttttctttttttggggggggggttgttcaatgtatttactcAGATTtaccattggaaagagatacatataagacatgttctttcacttttttttcaccaaagtatgattgaaaaaaatgtatatatattattatatattttaataaatgttttttaagcacttcaaatgtaataattatgatcagttttaaacattacTGTTCcaccgaatcatttttaaacacgaataaagtactgtagtagaaaaaatgcttggctttattaaatgcttctgtttaactACCTTGGCTGTGATtcctggagtgacatgtagaaattacaaactcctcaagaTCACTTCTAGCGTTTATTGCCACGACACAACATGTCCGGCTGCCTCGAACGtcttgacacacacacattcattccagcgcgtgcTTCCTTGCGCAGCAACTATTTAACAAATTAAGCGATGATTGACATATGAGGCgcatgtgaagtctgcttctctgccaagatcaaagacaaccatctgtcagcatcgttaactttaataagcgagTGCCATAGTGACTAAGGAAAAAAGAGCTGGGGGTGGGACAGAGGGAGGCTGTGCGACCGCATGAAGTTTGtgggataaaacaacaaaaaaaactattgcacgtccttgcgatgggactattgcacatgcgcacatcacgatggtgatgtttaaacgatatatcgttcaggcttagtagAAAGGCACTTTTCTGCTCATGTAAACCTTTTTTTGAAATAGTCAGAACCAAATTTTTTCGAAGGCTCATGTACCGTAATATTCGGACTGTAGGGCGCACttcactataagccgccacccaccatcatagataagccacaccggaCTAAACTGTGGCTGTTCTCaatgtattataggatatttacaccaaaagatattaacaggtaacactttatttgacagcaatcTCATAAGCCTGTTGTAattaggacatgacactgtgatgggcagtgttgggcacgttactttaaaaaaagtaattggttacattactcactacttcttccaaaaagtaactgagtaactgaattactctatagtaaaagtaactagttacccgggaaagtaactatttccgttactttaaaaagaacttgttgtatgtcaaagaatttgaaatattctgagcagtattcgagtcagtggaatagagaagaacagactggtagttaacttgttaggtgcttcagcagatttgaattgcttaccacagatgtcgacaaaagctttgccccgggacataaattacacattacatgcaggttctttcctttaatttcgacaaacttgaaatagtgtctatatctccacctcttaaaggacaatttttcttctgaatgctctgccatcccgaccctgtgcatctgttttgcatgtgtgtgtgtttgctgcacgcgctgttccgggttgcttgtgaaatcaccggctgtgATTGGCTGACcaagacacatgactctaaccctcagccaatcacaatcacttccatcgcatctctcgaggggctacaTTCAGGTAGGCCCGTtttccgacaattcacgtcaccttcaaagcgtctgccgtcctcaagaaggaagcagaattattgctggctgacagtgggagatgggaacgaggctagcatcaggtgtagcaaacacagaaacgttaccaaactttggaaagcgttgtctaattgaatgagcagggactaacagcctggagtcagaagtacgtgcgctattctcgaacctgaatgcaccccaagtcttggatgacaaatgaaCAGAGCAGAatctcgactcgacacggctggtagtttcttcaatttattcagagtaagtaacgcaccgcttttgaccgtcagtaacggtaacagcgttgtaacggcggaaaaagtaataagttatattaccccgttactgaaaaaataacgccgttacgtaacggcgttatttataacggcgttactcccaacactggtgatgggcattaatgaatgcttatgacagatattatTTACTGTCATAcggcaaattatcttacttttaaatagatgtaaaagatctgagctggacataaatggagagagtgacaaaatttgccgaatgacacctaattacatctgccataagcattcattaatgcccatgactgtgtcatgtcataattgcaATGGTCTTATAACACCGCtgacaaataaagtgtgacctaaaaactcaaattaaaaaaaatatatatatatttagcaaTTTTGGAGCTTCTTAATGAAGCCCCTTTTAATGACAAAACCAATGACAAAAACCTTTGGACCCTGCATTTCCATGCATCAAAATCATTTCTGCGTACTGCACCAATTGAAGCAGACTTCTCCCAGtgcatttttcacattttttgtcCTAAATTTTGGACAGATACTGTACATTAAATTCCCACAGACTctggtttttttaaattaaatcataacatttttaaaatagtcTCCTTAACGCACTTCCAAAATTTTCCAAGGTGAAACCATCAGAGCAACCCAACACAAACATATTTTAAATACAACTGGCTTCACCACTGCTATATGTCAGtgaacacagtttttttttttttagccctcCCACTATTTAgactttttgtttaaaaaaaaaacaacaacaacaacaacaacaaaaatcacaaattACAAGCAACACGCCCATCTTCAGCACATGCAGTCTGGTGGACTGAATTACAATTTAGCGCCTGCTATTTGGGATGTTAGTAAATCAGACCGTAAGTGTGTGTCCTTGTTCCTTTATTCTGCAATGCTCTCTACTCGAACCACTTCATCTAACCTTCCTTCGGCACTTCTCAGCTACTTTGACTTTTCCAACATCAGCCCTGGGTGGCTTAGCACCGGATAGCATGTCTATCAGGCTTCAACCCCCCCATGTGTGTCATGACATAAAGGTCCAAGGCCaccggattggatgtctatcacacaACCATTTCTAACATTCTCCTTTGCGCAAGGGTCAAAGGTTAACTGAGACACAACCACATATAGGCGCAACCATTAGAGTGGGAATTGCATGGTGGGTGAAATAGTGCCTTGAATGCCACTTTGTTGTGTGTGGGATTGTGTGTCCTGTCCAGTTTTGAGTATGAGTTTGTTTGTAATCAGATGCcaccctctgtcttctccagacTATGCACGACTTTGAATACCTCAAACTCCTGGGAAAAGGCACTTTTGGCAAAGTTATCCTGGTAAAGGAGAAGGCCACAGGACGCTACTATGCCATGAAAATCTTAAAGAAGGAGGTGATCGTAGCAAAAGTGAGTGGTTGCCAGTGAGATGGTAATATAGAGAAAAGACTAGGGGTGGACATCGGAGCAATGACTTGATACCAAACCTTTGTTTAAGTTACACAAATGCTCTTTGTGGACTCTTTTTTCCAGGATGAAGTggcacacacactcacagaaAACAGAGTCCTCCAGAATTCAAAGCACCCTTTCTTGACAGTAAGGAACCACTTTATAAACCTAAGCtaatctttttttcccttttaattaaaagccttaagagTCATTACTTTTTAACCTAGCAGCATTCATTCAACAAATTGCTGAATGTTTTGAAGCACTACAAAGGGTGCAGTCAGCCATTGCTTTTTATCAGTCAAACTATTCTGGAAAATGTAAGCAGGATTCACTAAAATAATCCTTCAAAATTAAATGATCTATGCAGTACCAAACACAAGTTTTAGTCAGTGTGAAAGTTGAACAAAATGTTGTTATATTtatatacggcggaaaacactcagatgacttaAAGTTCGGcccaatttcaaaactgtcctatatgcatgtgtgatacgtcattggaaagcttgaaatctatatttgggggggattttgaaCAGTGTGGCATTTTTGAAACCTTAAAAGTAAGTGAAAAAAGGTGAGTgaaaatagacatttttgagacctttgaattctttatttttcattaaaaaaaggttttggacaccCATCCTGGTGCATTACAAATAGCTCTGTCTTctcaagtctttgataatcaataTACATGCACAAGACGTGGGTGGATGTACAATAATAAAGGGAATTGGTGTTTGagtaaatgtagatttaatttagccctttgttttattttgtaaataaacatggctaaACGGGGAATTGGCTGtatagttaatgataactttactgcatacatttttgatttggcttgattttaatctgtgcaaagaaaaaaacagttccAGGTGAATTTTAGGGGTTAAATTCTAATACCATCATATTTCAATTTTTGCAGtgggcttttaaaatattttttcaattatgatgAAAGAATGTGAATGCGAAATATTGAGAATAAAAGGCTCCGTATAAAGTGAACATATAAGTCTGAGTACACGACACTtatctatttattgtatttagcctTGAAGCCTTGCACCTGAgctttatgatttaagcatctaatgtatctaatacatTGTTATCATAccataataagcaatccaaaCAGGGGTTGAAAAGATAATGAACAGCATGTTAGTCCATTAGCCTGCTGTGTCCAAACTTCTTGCACTAGCGTTCGGCTGCAATCtatgtctttttgtggctttccggTAACTCCAGGTGAGCGCATGAGAGAGCAGAatgaaagacaccatgatttaaaCAAGATATGATCGCGCACTTACCTCGTTtctatccaaaaactctgtgtagcatgtatcaacgagtgtcaagacacagttatGAATGGGCACAGCAGGACTTtgtgggtattttatgggtgaaacactgtAATATAACAATTGTCGCGATGCAGAAGTCACAGACAAAAGGataggttgagattttctttttcgaaTATTTATCCtttcgcttgggtgcgactgattttatgggtttcagcaccataattattattgacatcaacaatggcgagctactagtttattttttgaatgaaaattttacagactttattaaaacgaaaacattaagaggggttttaatataaaatttctataacttgtactaacatttatcttttaagaacctgcaagtctttctatccatggatcgctttaacagaatgttaataatgttaatgccatcttgttgatttattgttatgaaaaagaaatacagtacttatgtacagtatgttgaatgtacaaatccgttttgtgttttatctttccattccaacaataatttaaaggaaaatatggcatattttatagatggtttgaattgcgattaattacgattaattaatttttaagctgtgattaactcgattaaaaattttaatcgtttgacagccctaataattacttctttttatggctgggttgaaacaaaagcagttgcgcagtgtctgtaaacgggggtctccagggtaaaacggacaaattaaaaatagtccgggggcttaatgcggcatgaaactgctatggcagcatacagacatatcgTTCGAtctaacacaacagttcttttggcttaaaatacagtttattttaaagaggggtacaagagcagaaactgctttttcggccttgtctgttttttccgccatatctattCCAGCTAATAAAAATGTTGTAAGTAAGATTTTGTTTTACTTGTTTTCCACCTACAGGGACTGAAATACTCTTTCCAAACACATGACCGCCTTTGCTTTGTCATGGAATATGCCAACGGTGGCGaggtaaaatattttgtaacattttcaagctGATAATGATGTGCTTGTAGTTCTGTTGTGATTTTTCCCTGGAATAACAGACCTCTCTGTTTTCTTGCTGCCAATCTTTGGCATTGCCCTTCAGCTTttcttccacctttcaagggatCGTGTATTCTCAGAGGAGCGTGCTCGGTTCTATGGTGCAGAGATCGTGTCTGCGCTTGACTACCTGCATGCTGAAAGAAACGTAGTCTACCGAGATCTAAAGGTAGATGTTAATATTTGTCCCCTTCCTCTGAAGTCTTTTTTTAGTGATCTATTTCAGGAAGAGCTGATCAGAGATTTATATGGAAGATATTTTTTGAAGTATGAGTGTTTTCTGCAGCAGGCATCTGTAACTGTACCATTTACAGATGATAGACCTACTCGGTCAGCATAGCACTCTCACCCCCAATTCCCTGACTATTTCCCTTGGCTTTACGAGGCTGTATCTCAGCCTGCtaggctgccattgaaaatgccaGTGTAGCAAGATTGGAAGATGTGCTGACTCGCCCTAGCATTGCTAGACACGTGTGAGCTATAGCCGCCTGACTTAAATGAAGAAGAAGAGAAGGCAGTAACACGTGGAGACACTGAAAGGCCATGTTGTCTCACTTCCCAAGTTGAAAAATGTTCATTGGTTTCACATTTTaccactcatttaaaaaaaatgtagctGTTATCTTACAGCTGCATACAACCCGAATGTTAGGGTTGTTTGTGAAAGAGGGATGTTATCTTCCTATTTGTGCAAACTGGCATTATCTTTTTCCTCAATCTGAATGTAAATCCTCAAATTCATTTGAAAaggcaatagaaaaaaataacttgaCCGGGATTAATGAGCACGCTGATTAATACCAACGTACAGACAAACTCTTGTAAGCAGTGTGCACATATTATTTAAGAAGcatgcaactttttttgtcattttcagtTGGAAAATCTGATGCTGGATAAAGATGGACACATAAAGATAACAGATTTTGGCCTCTGTAAGGAGGGGATCAAAGATGGTGCcaccatgaaaacattttgtggaACGCCAGAGTACCTTGCTCCTGAGGTAACAGATTTGTGTTTACCTTATTCTAATACTGAATTGTTTATCTACGAACATATTTCCAAACTGACAGTCACAGTATTCAAAAGACATTTAACATTCCATAATGCTTAAAGTTGTACTAGGTTTTatttcaaatcaaatcaaatttatttatacagcccCTTACGAAACCCGAAAGTCCCCAAAGGCAGGAAAgtgttatacaatgacattaagaaaaaaagaaaagaaacagaacaacgcatcacgataaaagtcagacggcaaataaaacaataaaacagataaaatccgaaaacattgaAAACcattaagaaataaaaccaggctacacTAATCTGGGGGAATGGTGAGTCTAAAAAAGTGTGTCTTTAATCGcgatttaaaaaggcctaaaTTCGTAGTGGTGTGGATTAcagggggaagactattccacaaactgggggcagcaaccgcaaaagatcggtctccccactgtgaGTTTGGACCTCGGAACGTGCAAATGAAGTTGGTCGGTAGaacgaagagtcctgccaggattacggatggttaaaatttccgttaagtaagaaggagcctggccattaatagaattaaaaacaaacagtaaaagtttgaaatcaattctaaaatggactggaagccagggaAGTgaatagcacgggggtaatatgttcacgtctaggtgtatctgttaaaaatcgagcagcagcattttgaagaagttggagacgagaaattgaggacttgggaagaccaacataatgtgcgttgcagtagtccagccttgagcttataaaagcgtgaattgctttttcaaggtcgtggcgattaagaaaaggcttcactttggccaagagacggagctggaaaaaacttgctcacacaatatttcttttttattttatttttttaaccttgttgaaatatttacagtgaggcaaacaagtatttagtcaaccaccaattgtgcaagttctcctacttgaaaagattagagaggcctgtaattttcaacatgggtaaacctcaactatgagagacagaatgtgggaaaaaaaaaaactgaaaatcacattgtttgtttttttatagatTTTATTTTcaagtcatggtggaaaataagtatttggtcaataccaaaagttcatctcaatactttgttatgtaccctttgttggctataacagaggccaaacattttctgtaactcttcactcttcgcttggtttaaagaaatcaacttcaattattagaaaatggaagacatacaagactactgataatctccctcgatctggggctccatgcaagatctcaccctgtgacgtcaaaatgataacaagaacggtgagcaaaaatcccagaaccacatcgtgggacctagcgaatgacctacagagagctgggaccaaagtaacaaaggctactatcagtaacacaatgcgccgccagggactcaaatcctgcactgccaggcgtgtacccctgctgaagccagtacacgtccaaacccgtctgcggttcgctagagagcatttggatgatccagaagaggactgggagaatgtgttatggtcagatgaaaccaaaatagaactt from Corythoichthys intestinalis isolate RoL2023-P3 chromosome 15, ASM3026506v1, whole genome shotgun sequence includes these protein-coding regions:
- the akt1 gene encoding RAC-alpha serine/threonine-protein kinase isoform X2 codes for the protein MTNVVIVKEGWLHKRGEYIKTWRPRYFLLKSDGTFIGYKERPQDVDQLETPLNNFSVAQCQLMKTERPKPNTFIIRCLQWTTVIERTFHVETPEEREEWTKAIQAVAEGLQKQEEEMMDSSPDPMDMEVYLTKPRQKVTMHDFEYLKLLGKGTFGKVILVKEKATGRYYAMKILKKEVIVAKDEVAHTLTENRVLQNSKHPFLTGLKYSFQTHDRLCFVMEYANGGELFFHLSRDRVFSEERARFYGAEIVSALDYLHAERNVVYRDLKLENLMLDKDGHIKITDFGLCKEGIKDGATMKTFCGTPEYLAPEVLEDNDYGRAVDWWGLGVVMYEMMCGRLPFYNQDHEKLFELILMEDIRFPRTLGPEARSLLSGLLKKDPMQR
- the akt1 gene encoding RAC-alpha serine/threonine-protein kinase isoform X1, producing the protein MTNVVIVKEGWLHKRGEYIKTWRPRYFLLKSDGTFIGYKERPQDVDQLETPLNNFSVAQCQLMKTERPKPNTFIIRCLQWTTVIERTFHVETPEEREEWTKAIQAVAEGLQKQEEEMMDSSPDPMDMEVYLTKPRQKVTMHDFEYLKLLGKGTFGKVILVKEKATGRYYAMKILKKEVIVAKDEVAHTLTENRVLQNSKHPFLTGLKYSFQTHDRLCFVMEYANGGELFFHLSRDRVFSEERARFYGAEIVSALDYLHAERNVVYRDLKLENLMLDKDGHIKITDFGLCKEGIKDGATMKTFCGTPEYLAPEVLEDNDYGRAVDWWGLGVVMYEMMCGRLPFYNQDHEKLFELILMEDIRFPRTLGPEARSLLSGLLKKDPMQRLGGGPDDAKEIMQHKFFAGIEWQDVYEKKLVPPFKPQVTSETDTRYFDEEFTAQTITITPPGQDDSMESFDSERRPHFPQFSYSASGVA